Genomic DNA from Sphingomonas hankookensis:
CCCGGTTCCCCGCCCCTGCTGCTGCTGGTCGATGACGAGCCGGAAATCCTGGTCGCGCTCGGCGATCTGCTGGAGGACCGCTACCGCATCCTGTCGACCGCATCGCCGGTCGAGGCGCTGGAACTGGTCCGCGCCCATACCGACATCGCCGTCATCGTCTCCGATCAGCGCATGCCGGAGCTGACCGGCAGCCAGTTCCTCGCCCGCGCCCGCCAAATGACCGATGCGGAGGCGATCCTGCTGACCGGCTATGCCGATCTGTCGGCGGTCGTCGCGGCGCTCAACGACGGCGCGATCAGTGGCTATGCGAACAAGCCTTGGGATGCCGAGGCGCTGATCGCGATGGTCGCCGCCGCCGCCGACCGTTATGCCCTGCGGCAGGCGCTGGCGTTCGAACGCGCCGCCTTTCGCGGGTTGGCCGACGGGTCGGGCGATGTCGTTACCATCCTCGATCAGCATGGCCACGTCGTACGCGGCGCCACGCGCCCGAACGGTATCGATCCCCGCGACCTCGCCATTCTCGGCCAGGGCGGCAGCGATGACGAGGACCGCCATCTGGTCCAGCCCTGGGGCGACAGCTGGACGCATATCCGGCGCATCCCCTTCACCATCGGGCCGAACCGCTACCTGCTGAAGATCGAGCGCGACGATACCGGTCGCCGCCTTGCCGAACGACGCCACCACCAGTCGGAAAAGCTGGAGGCGCTGGGCACGCTGTCGGGCGGCATCGCGCATGATTTCAACAATCTGCTGGCGGCGATCGTCGGCAATCTCGAACTCGCCGAGCGGCGGATCGACGACCGCGACCGGCTCCGCCGCTATCTCGACGCGGCGAGCGAGGCGGCCGGTCGTGGCAGCGCGATCACCCGCCGGTTGCTCAGCTTCAGCCGTCAGCGCGATCTGGCCGCCGAAATCTTCCGTCCCGACGACGTGATCCGGTCGATCGAGGAACTGATCGTGCGCACCGCCGCCGGGCGGATCCGCGTCGCCTATGACTTTGCCGAGCCCGGCTGGTCGGTGAAGACCGATGTCGGGCAGTTCGAACTCGCTATCCTCAATCTCGCGATCAATGCGCGCGATGCGATGGATGGCAGCGGCACGGTACGGATCGGCACCGCCAATATCGACGATGCCGGCGTCTTCCTGCCGAATTTGTCGGGCGGGTTCGTCCGCATCACCGTCAGCGATACCGGCAGCGGCATGGACAGCGCGGTGCGCGAGCGGGTGTTCGAACCCTTCTTCACCACCAAGGCGCAGGGGGCCGGCACGGGCCTCGGCCTGCCGATGGTGCGGGCAATGGCACGCGCCGCCGGCGGCGACGTGACGATCGATAGCGAGGTCGGTCGCGGTACGCATATCCACCTCTGGCTGCCCCGGATCGAGGCACGCCCCACACCCGCCGCGCAGGAGTCGACCGGGCCGACCGGTCCGCTTCGGCTGATGCTGGTCGAGGATGATTCGGAAGTGCGCGCGGTGGTCGCCGCGCAGTTGGAGGCCGCCGGGCACAGCATCGTCGTCCATGATTCCGCGGTGCAGGCTGTCGCCATGCTCGAAGCGGGCGACCGGTTCGACATGGTGCTGACCGACTATGCGATGCCCGACCTGTCGGGGATCGAGGTCGCGGCGCGCGTGCGGGCCTGCTGCCCCGATACGCCGGTCCTGCTGATCACCGGCTTTGCCGAGATCGGGGATACGCAGATCGGCGTCCCCGTCCTGACCAAGCCGTTTACCGGCGATCAGTTGCTGACCGCGATCGCAAACGCCTCCGCGGCTACTGCGGACAGCGTATCCGGCTGAACGGACGTCCGTCCGTCACGATCACCAACCGGTCGCCTTCGACCCGCAGCGTCTGTGTCGCGGTCCAGCGTTCACCCTCGCCTTCATAGGCGGCAGTGACGCGGATCTGATCGGGTCCGATCGGTTCGACCCGCTTCACTACGCCGACGCTCTCGTGGAACCACAATTCGCTGGGCGTCACCCGGACCCCCTCGATCGACGCAGCGGGGGTGGCGCAGGCTGCGGCATCGCGGTTCCACCGGCCGATGAACCGCGCCGGAATGGTGGCGGCCACCGGCGACGCCTCGCCGGGTGGCGGCGCAGGCGTACCGACAAAACCGCAGCCTCGCACCGTCGCGCGCCCGTCGATGGTAAGGGTCGCCGTGAAGTCGCGCGGCGCGCCCGACATGTCGTCCTCGCACGGTGCACGCACGACCCGGACGCCGATCGTCCCGCGATCATCGCGCGCCTCCCATGCCCGCGCTTCGACCGCGACGTGGCGATTGACCACCCGCAACGTGCGCCGTGGCATATCGACACCTGTCAGCGTCAACACATCGCGATCGATCGCAACCGAATAGAACGGCTCGTTGGTCGTGACCGTCAACCGCTCCGGCACGCGGCTGGCCACGACGGAAGGGGTAGCGGTCGGGACGGAAGCCGGCGACGCGACATTCGCGGACGGCGCATCCTCGCTGTCGCCGCAGCCGGCCAGCGCCAGCAACGCCAACGCAGCCATCTCAACGCGGCGCATGGCTGCCCTTGCCGACGCTTACCCGATCGTCGCGGCTGGCGAGCGCCCCGACGCCCTCGTCCGACAGGCGCGGCGTGGTATCCGCCGGGCGATAGGCCGGAAAGGCGATCACGTCGTTGACCACCGCCACCTGCCCGCCCAGCTGCGTCACGTTGAACAGCTTTTGCGCAAACGCCGTAGGGATGCGAATACAACCATGTGACGCCGGAAAGCCGGGCAGGTTGCCGGCATGCAGCGCCACCCCGTCCCAGGTCAGGCGTTGCATGAAGGGCATTGGGGCGTTGTTGTACAAGTTGGAACGGTGGAACGGGCGCTTCTGCAGGATGGTATATTCGCCGATCGGCGTCATCTTGCCCGGCTTGCCCGTCGATACCGTGGTGGCCCCGATCAGCCGGTCGCCGCGATAGACGAACGCCATCTGCATCGGCACGCTGACGACGATGCTGACCGGACCCGACAGCGTCGGGTCGTCCGCCCAGCGATGGTCGCCCGGCCGCATCGCCACCGCCGCCCGCTCGACCGCCAGCGCCGCCGGTTCCTGCGCGACCGCGGGCATCGGCAGCAGAGCAGCCATCAGGCCGAGACGAAGCGCGAACGACATCCCACCGTTATTCCGCAGGACGCACCGGATGGCAAATCCGGCGGTAACCATATTTGTCGGAGTCGACCGCCCGTGCCCTGCGCACGACAAGCGGCGGAACGACCGCACCCACGTTAATTGAATGGAAGGCGCGTCGCCCGTATCTCTAACCCTCAACGATCTGGCGAGGAATTGGATGCGGGACGAAGCAGTTCGATCGCGGCGAGCGGTGCTGAAAGCGGCAGGCGGCCTGGCCGGTGCCGTACTGGCACAAGGTTGCACGACGAACGCGATCATCCCGGTTGCGCAGAACGCGTCCTTCGTGCCGCCGCCGCAGCGGCTGGCATCGGCGCCGGTTCCTGCCGCCCCCGTCAAGCAGATGCGGGCGCCCGCCACGGTCAATCCGCGCCTGTTCGAACGCGCGGTGGCATCGATGGACCGCCATTCGGGCCGCATCCGCCGCACCGATCGCATCGCCATCGCCGACTTCGCGGTCGATTCCGCCCATCCCCGGTTCCAGTTCATCGACATGCACAGCGGCGTCGTCTCGGCGATGCGCGTCGCGCATGGCAGCGGGTCGGACCCGGCGCATTGCGGATTGCTGACTCGCTTCAGCAACGTCCCCGATTCGAACGCCACCTCGGAAGGCGCGTTCATCACCGACAATTATTATGTCGGCAAGCACGGCCGGTCGCAGCGGCTGGTCGGCCTCGATCCCACCAACGACAATGCGCTGATGCGCGCGATCGTCGTGCACGGGGCCTGGTACGCCAACCCGGAAATGATCGCACAGCACGGGAAGCTCGGCCGCAGCCAGGGCTGCTTCGCGGTTGCCGAAGGCGATCTGGCGCGGGTGTTCGACCTGTTGGGCGAAGGCCGGATGATCTACGCCGCGAAGGTTTGAGGCCGGGGGCTCTAGCTCCGTTATCACACTCCGTTCGGTTCGAGCAGCTTCGAGCTTGTCGGGAAGCGTTTGTCGACAACACCTGCCCAGCGGAACCGCGTTCTCGATACGCGCTCTCGACAGGCTCGATCGCTACTCGAACCAAACGGATGAATTGGAGATAGGGTGAAAGATCCGGGAGCTACCGGTTCCGCATCATCGTATCTCCCTATAGGGTGACGCCATGACCCACCCGTTCCATTCGATCCACACCCACGGCCTGATCCGCGTCGGCGCCTGCACTCCGCCCGCCAGCGTCGGCGATGTTGCCGCTAACGGCCGGGCCGCGATCGACCTGGCACGGCAGGGGCATGTAGCCGGCGCCGAC
This window encodes:
- a CDS encoding response regulator, translating into MPGSPPLLLLVDDEPEILVALGDLLEDRYRILSTASPVEALELVRAHTDIAVIVSDQRMPELTGSQFLARARQMTDAEAILLTGYADLSAVVAALNDGAISGYANKPWDAEALIAMVAAAADRYALRQALAFERAAFRGLADGSGDVVTILDQHGHVVRGATRPNGIDPRDLAILGQGGSDDEDRHLVQPWGDSWTHIRRIPFTIGPNRYLLKIERDDTGRRLAERRHHQSEKLEALGTLSGGIAHDFNNLLAAIVGNLELAERRIDDRDRLRRYLDAASEAAGRGSAITRRLLSFSRQRDLAAEIFRPDDVIRSIEELIVRTAAGRIRVAYDFAEPGWSVKTDVGQFELAILNLAINARDAMDGSGTVRIGTANIDDAGVFLPNLSGGFVRITVSDTGSGMDSAVRERVFEPFFTTKAQGAGTGLGLPMVRAMARAAGGDVTIDSEVGRGTHIHLWLPRIEARPTPAAQESTGPTGPLRLMLVEDDSEVRAVVAAQLEAAGHSIVVHDSAVQAVAMLEAGDRFDMVLTDYAMPDLSGIEVAARVRACCPDTPVLLITGFAEIGDTQIGVPVLTKPFTGDQLLTAIANASAATADSVSG
- a CDS encoding L,D-transpeptidase family protein — its product is MSFALRLGLMAALLPMPAVAQEPAALAVERAAVAMRPGDHRWADDPTLSGPVSIVVSVPMQMAFVYRGDRLIGATTVSTGKPGKMTPIGEYTILQKRPFHRSNLYNNAPMPFMQRLTWDGVALHAGNLPGFPASHGCIRIPTAFAQKLFNVTQLGGQVAVVNDVIAFPAYRPADTTPRLSDEGVGALASRDDRVSVGKGSHAPR
- a CDS encoding murein L,D-transpeptidase catalytic domain family protein, with the translated sequence MRDEAVRSRRAVLKAAGGLAGAVLAQGCTTNAIIPVAQNASFVPPPQRLASAPVPAAPVKQMRAPATVNPRLFERAVASMDRHSGRIRRTDRIAIADFAVDSAHPRFQFIDMHSGVVSAMRVAHGSGSDPAHCGLLTRFSNVPDSNATSEGAFITDNYYVGKHGRSQRLVGLDPTNDNALMRAIVVHGAWYANPEMIAQHGKLGRSQGCFAVAEGDLARVFDLLGEGRMIYAAKV